The Solenopsis invicta isolate M01_SB chromosome 3, UNIL_Sinv_3.0, whole genome shotgun sequence region TGTCTTGGACTTTTTGATCTATGTCCTGTGGAgctgtataaaattaaattatattttaaaattacaaacataattttattcaatcttGCAAACTCAAaccaaattgataaaaaatgtaataattgactgttaaaaatttatcatttttactaTACTTTATGATTTCAAAACTCGAAACGCAAGTTTTgtcaaatacatatatgtacacgtacaaatgtatttataaatatatatatttttatatactttgcaatatatgtatacatacagagatacatatatatgttgcaaaaaacttttactaaaaatgtgtttttgatGAAGAGAACGTATAagtattaattcaaaatttattagacTATTTGGACTAcggaatttaataaacgtttaaactGTATTATTAccgattataattttaaaactaatgacagaaaaaaaattttattattttaaatacgcataccattattttctttttcattttcttcttttttcaatttagtttcaaactttttatataaggTACATCGATTTCGCCACATGTTCATTAGTTTTCCACGCGCAAccatagattttttaataacagaatttttctttgatacGGGAGGGAtataatacgaggtgtgttcaaaaagtatcgcgaattttgaattttcgcgggttacgtatattcgaatttcgatctttttgtggcgttatgttggtactcatgtctctcacttatgccgacaagctcggccattttgaatgttcacttaattgttgacagctgctttgcttgcacgtgttttggatcgtcttcgatttttacctattcaaaaaaatggatcaaagaacctgtatcaaattttgtgtgaaaaacgaaattaagtgcgcggatgcattccgaatgttgactgtggcatacggagaagctaccttggaccgaagcaacgtttatcggtggtacaaaatgttctcagaaggccgagaagatgtgaacgacgaagagcgtgccggacgcccgagcacttcaacaacagacgaaaaaattaatgaagtggagaaaatggtattggccaatcgtcgaatcaccgttagagaagttgctgaggacctaaacatatcgattggctcgtgccattcgatttttatcaatgatttgggcatgagacgggtcgccgcgaaattcgtaccaaaattgctcaattgcgaccaaaaacagcatcgcatgaacattgctaatgagatgttggactctgtccgcgacgacccaaatttgctccagagggtcataactggtgacgaatcgtgggtttatggttatgacgtggaaaccaaagctcaatcatctcaatggaagctgccgcacgaaccaagaccgaaaaaagcgcgccaagttcggtcgaatgtgaaagttttgctgacagttttcttcgattgcaggggcgtggtgcatcatgagttcttgccacagggtagaacggtcaataaggaatattacctgcaagttatgcgcaatttgcgcgaagcaatccgccagaaacgcccggatttgtggaagaacaaaaattggcttttgcaccacgataacgcccctgctcacacatcgttgcttgtgcgcgactttttggccaaaaacaacacactaatgatgccgcagccaccgtattccccagatctggccccctgtgactttttcttgttccctaaactgaagaggcccatgaaaggacgacgttacgctacgcttgacgagataaagacggcatcgaaggaggagctgaacaagataaaaaaaaaatgattttttgaagtgcttcgaagattggaaaaaccgttggcacaagtgtataatatctcatggggattactttgaaggggacaaaatagatattcatgaataaataaataatttttgaaaaaacacaaaattcgcgatactttttgaacacacctcgtatgttgtGGCTACTTCAGTCGGAAAAgtgttaattatgttttttgatAAACATTCAGCCAAATCGTTTGTCAATCTATATAAAACAGTAGAAAGATATTAATAAGACaatgtaacaaattaaaaaatatattaataaaaataagataaaatatgtaaaaacatacTTTGCATTTTTGTTTTCGATGTCATTAATGATAATGTCGCACaacttatttctaaaattttcttgcagttgattttctctttcataataatttaaaatctgttggcctattttatattttaaaagtaagtcCTTTAAATTTATCATAGATTGTTTGAAATcatttgtacaattattttgtgGATTCTCATTACTCAAATCaggtaaattaattaaagtttcaatttctttttcgtCATCTAGCttctgttataaaaaaagtcaatttttaaaacatattgcTTACTtgctataacaaaaaaatggtatttttgaaaagaaaagaaaaggagaaaagaatCTTTGAAATTCTTATTACTGCCAGAATTATATAACTGAGCTtctaattgaaaaaagaaatgaggaaaaaaaattttagataaagtttcataaatcaaaaaaatttgtatttaaagatttatttttatcatagatGAAAATGTAATACACTTAAAAAAAGACTCAGCACACTAATGATCTTTTATTCCACTACAATcaaatattatgcaaaaatcgtatttaaagatatttttatgatttttatattttaatgttttaatgattcaaaatgTTTAAGGTTTTTCGGAAAACcttgtttttttagtaatgaCATTGTACCAAACGAgcgatataattaaaacaattcgcaacttttaaatatgtattataattatgtaaaaaaaaaatgtttgaaaaaagtaaaaaacataccattcttttttttgttgGCGAACTTTCGACCATTTGACGTGTAATATTGAAATGCTTTTtccaatatgataaaaatattactcttTGACCAATAATCGGTATTAATTCAGATATTATAGCTTCTGATAAATGTTCTAATGTGTCTTTAGTAATCTTGTTTTCTAAAACAGtaaagcatcaaaattattgtactaTCACACATAATATAACAtcttttcactttaaaaaaattaatttcttaaaaaatttagcatACTGtctgtgaaaattaaaataaagaaagaatatCATTAGGAATACATTTTcctttaaaacgtaaaaaataaatattttttaaagcaatatttttacatttaatataaatataaacaataaaaaaagatgttaCAAAAAGCCTATTGTTGCCCTACTTGgggaaaggaaaagaaacatttcttacaatttttgaatCGCAGAATTcgataatgttaattaaaaataatggaaacaCATAGACAATTTAAATCGGAAAAATGCTTGGCACCGCAATTATTCACAAGACAAAAtgtaacgtaattttaattaacactaTTGAATTCTTTgctttaaaaagtaaaagaaatatttcttttactttctcCGAGTAGGGCAAAAACAAACCTTTTCATAATGCccttctttataaaaatatcaaatgtatttcttaagtaatagaatattataagttttatataataacttttaaaaataaaacattttattttattaaaaaatatataataaatgttacattgTTACATACAAAGTAATGTTGAAAACCAAAGACGTTAATggatatattttacaacatatttatttatttatgtaaatatttctttagttagtgttctttttctagttttttatctacataactatttcaatgaaatcataagatctttttgtttaattaattaaaccaaaaggttttataattttattgaaaatatgtcCATTAACATCTAGCGTTTTCCATATGAATTTGTatgtaataatctaatatttattatatattcttttaataaactaCATATTACAAACATGATAAAACATGACAAGCgatattaacaattaaacaacttactttcaaaattttcaatgagATTTTCCagctttaaatcttttaatatttttcgagtCTCTTCATCAGCCATGTTATAGAacctatttataatataatgatataattacaaaaatgagaATTTTGAGATTGATTCGTTGATTGTTGATTTGTATTGCTGAGTCAACATATTGTAAAATGCAAGAACAGTAGTTTCCTTGACGTTTGCACAGAatgtaataaattcaaaatgcgatcataaatatatgtatgttaaattgCTCAAGTCACACTACGTTTCTAAATTtacgaaataacaaaaaagtccACAAAAAGTATAACAATGGCCACGAAAGCATCGAAATTGCGAACAAAAATGTCTATCTATGCTAGCAGCCTGTCCCGACAAAAACGTATCAAGGGCctatatgaaatataatcaaGACGCATTAGGATTGAATGTTACTCAAATCGTAAATGTATGACTTTAATGTACTTACAGCAAAATAACGAATC contains the following coding sequences:
- the LOC113005941 gene encoding uncharacterized protein LOC113005941, with translation MADEETRKILKDLKLENLIENFEKNKITKDTLEHLSEAIISELIPIIGQRVIFLSYWKKHFNITRQMVESSPTKKRMKLDDEKEIETLINLPDLSNENPQNNCTNDFKQSMINLKDLLLKYKIGQQILNYYERENQLQENFRNKLCDIIINDIENKNAKLTNDLAECLSKNIINTFPTEVATTYEKNSVIKKSMVARGKLMNMWRNRCTLYKKFETKLKKEENEKENNAPQDIDQKVQDSMKWLDENVAPWELVLQHWLATFDIRRKHINNFEEKTLHNLLNRWSVLKHPQGYQLIVQDFDTMNLSKVKLDLNIWQQFVDVIIKHSTCNIKNDEVNLMLQKLRNKDISDDTKVAIGLMLLPHLIPPKGLKKYKGKYYKPSIANAKESLIKHASIPGDMILIRQEARKRAEMLNLMLQPYIVILGSLDEVKETYIQVDDILYKANSTLEAIDVCFKIYHVFQSIY